One genomic region from Rothia dentocariosa ATCC 17931 encodes:
- a CDS encoding MBL fold metallo-hydrolase → MATYPESTLIFENPEFTVRALSVSDMDNSVYLITIRHTGEQMLIDPAYDAEALYTFTLEAIMQDCPNLALTEENDRRVRILESEEDFEPIPRRALGVTGIMVTHGHWDHIRALRELESLTGAITYAGSADAEAIRAQENFTIENELNGGEVFDFYDTELQVRAISVPGHTPGSIVYSVQTTWEDGSPATLLFTGDALFPGGVGKTDSSAQFGELFSNVLEKLFGNFDDEAIVLPGHGRSTTLGTERPYLEEWGSRGW, encoded by the coding sequence ATGGCTACTTATCCCGAATCAACTCTTATCTTCGAAAATCCGGAATTTACGGTACGTGCCCTAAGCGTCTCAGACATGGATAACAGCGTCTACCTGATCACGATTCGCCATACTGGTGAGCAAATGCTGATCGATCCCGCTTATGATGCGGAAGCACTGTATACCTTCACGCTTGAGGCAATCATGCAGGACTGCCCAAACCTAGCCCTTACAGAAGAAAACGACCGCCGAGTGCGCATTCTCGAATCTGAAGAAGATTTCGAGCCTATCCCCCGCCGTGCTCTTGGCGTGACGGGCATCATGGTCACCCATGGGCATTGGGATCACATTCGTGCTCTGCGCGAGCTTGAATCTCTCACCGGTGCCATTACTTATGCAGGATCCGCGGACGCCGAGGCCATTCGTGCGCAAGAAAATTTCACGATTGAAAACGAGTTAAACGGCGGCGAAGTTTTTGATTTTTACGATACAGAGCTGCAGGTGCGCGCTATTTCCGTTCCCGGGCATACTCCCGGATCCATCGTATATTCTGTACAGACCACATGGGAAGATGGCTCCCCCGCTACCCTGCTTTTCACCGGCGATGCGCTCTTCCCCGGCGGCGTAGGCAAGACCGATTCATCCGCGCAGTTTGGCGAACTTTTCTCAAACGTTCTTGAAAAACTCTTTGGAAACTTTGATGATGAAGCGATTGTGCTTCCGGGCCACGGGCGTTCCACAACATTAGGCACCGAGCGTCCATACCTTGAAGAGTGGGGTTCACGGGGCTGGTAG
- a CDS encoding formate--tetrahydrofolate ligase, whose protein sequence is MTNKPFPSDLEIALAAELKPITEIAAENGISEDRLEPYGKYVAKVLLDESTNAETAQKRGSKYIVVTAVTPTPLGEGKTATSVSLAQGFAQTGRKAALALRQPAMGPTFGIKGGAAGGGYSQIVPMEKLNLHLTGDFHAVTAAHNLLAAMIDNHLHQGNDLRLDPRAIEWRRVIDMNDRSLRNIVVGLGERIDGVPRQTGFDITSASEIMVILSLATSFEDLRKRLAKIVIGLNYDGEAVTAADLKADGAMAVILADAINPNLLQTLEHTPALIHAGPFGNIATGNSSVVADYVGLEYSDYVITEAGFGADMGAERFFNVKCRISGLKPDAAVLVVTVRSLKSHSGLYKIVPGKPLPEGMLEENPADVEAGATNLKKHIEIVRDFGVQPVVAINAFPTDFDSEHEAIRRIAEEAGARVAIHHGVAEGGKGTIDLANVVAEACDDVSNLEYTYDLEDSLETKLEKVATKVYGADGISIAPAAAKQLKRFADLGYSHLPVVIAKTHLSISSDASLKGAPTGWTLPVREVRLAAGAGYVYAICGTMRTMPGLSKSPAAERIGFDENGTMIGLS, encoded by the coding sequence ATGACGAACAAGCCTTTCCCTTCCGACCTCGAAATTGCTCTCGCTGCTGAGCTTAAGCCCATCACCGAAATAGCCGCCGAGAACGGCATCAGCGAAGATCGTTTGGAGCCCTACGGTAAATATGTTGCCAAGGTCCTGCTCGACGAAAGCACCAACGCAGAAACCGCCCAAAAGCGCGGTTCCAAGTACATTGTCGTTACCGCTGTAACTCCCACACCGCTCGGCGAAGGTAAGACCGCAACCTCTGTCTCGCTAGCACAGGGATTCGCCCAGACCGGCCGTAAAGCTGCGCTGGCGCTTCGCCAGCCTGCCATGGGACCAACCTTCGGTATTAAGGGCGGTGCCGCTGGCGGCGGTTACTCGCAGATCGTTCCCATGGAGAAGCTAAATCTGCATCTGACCGGTGATTTCCACGCCGTTACCGCAGCCCACAACCTACTGGCCGCCATGATCGATAACCACCTGCACCAGGGTAATGACCTGCGCCTCGACCCCCGTGCCATCGAGTGGCGCCGCGTTATCGACATGAACGACCGCTCCCTGCGCAACATCGTAGTCGGTCTGGGTGAGCGTATTGATGGCGTGCCCCGACAGACCGGGTTTGATATTACCAGTGCCTCTGAAATCATGGTGATTCTTTCGCTGGCAACCTCCTTTGAGGACCTGCGCAAACGTTTGGCAAAGATTGTTATCGGTCTGAACTACGATGGTGAGGCAGTCACCGCCGCCGATTTGAAGGCTGACGGCGCAATGGCTGTTATTCTGGCGGATGCCATTAACCCCAACCTGCTTCAGACTCTCGAACACACCCCGGCACTTATTCACGCGGGCCCCTTCGGAAACATCGCTACCGGTAACTCCTCAGTTGTCGCTGACTACGTTGGCTTGGAATACTCCGACTACGTGATTACTGAGGCAGGCTTCGGGGCAGATATGGGTGCTGAGCGTTTCTTCAACGTCAAATGCCGCATCTCAGGGCTGAAGCCTGATGCTGCTGTGCTGGTTGTCACCGTACGTTCTCTCAAGTCGCACTCGGGGTTGTACAAGATCGTGCCGGGCAAGCCGCTGCCTGAAGGCATGCTTGAAGAGAACCCTGCCGACGTTGAAGCAGGGGCTACTAACCTGAAGAAGCACATTGAGATTGTGCGTGACTTCGGTGTGCAGCCGGTGGTAGCTATTAACGCGTTCCCCACCGATTTCGATTCTGAGCATGAAGCTATTCGCCGTATTGCCGAAGAGGCTGGCGCTCGTGTAGCTATCCATCATGGTGTTGCTGAGGGTGGCAAGGGTACGATTGACCTGGCAAATGTGGTTGCTGAGGCTTGCGACGACGTTTCGAACCTGGAGTACACCTATGATCTTGAGGATTCTCTCGAAACTAAGCTTGAGAAGGTTGCTACTAAGGTTTACGGGGCAGACGGCATCTCGATTGCTCCCGCAGCGGCAAAGCAGCTTAAGCGTTTTGCTGATCTGGGATATTCGCATCTACCTGTGGTGATTGCAAAGACCCACCTGTCGATCTCTTCTGATGCTTCCCTCAAGGGTGCACCTACCGGTTGGACTTTGCCTGTGCGCGAGGTTCGTCTTGCCGCAGGTGCCGGTTATGTTTACGCTATTTGCGGCACGATGCGCACCATGCCCGGTCTGAGCAAGAGCCCTGCTGCAGAGCGTATTGGTTTTGATGAAAACGGTACGATGATCGGTCTTTCGTAG
- a CDS encoding zinc-dependent alcohol dehydrogenase family protein, protein MRSVIMEEPGKVVVEDRPMPTLLEPTDAVIKLAASCICGSDLWPYRGAQPVDHQQMGHEYIGEVIEVGDDVKTVKPGDFVVGSFCISCGECATCQDGYPSRCLNAIAAGDGFIGMRSNGTQAEYARIPFADGTLVKTPAYPTAEQIPHLMAASDVLGTGWYAADAAKAGPGKTIAVVGDGAVGLGAVIGAKQLGAEKIIIMSRNPERQALAKQFGATHVVEERGEEGIAKVLELTDGVGAHGVVEAVGTQQAFDQALGCVRHGGYIGFVGVPHDSSIGTDVLFGKQVHLEGGPAPVRKYLPTLIDLIYKGEIEPGKVFDLVLPIDEAPKGYEVMDQRTATKVLLTM, encoded by the coding sequence ATGCGTTCAGTCATTATGGAAGAACCCGGTAAGGTCGTCGTAGAAGACCGCCCCATGCCCACCCTCCTGGAACCCACGGATGCCGTTATTAAACTTGCCGCATCCTGCATCTGCGGTTCTGATCTGTGGCCCTACCGTGGCGCGCAGCCTGTAGACCATCAGCAGATGGGTCATGAATATATCGGTGAGGTTATCGAAGTTGGCGACGATGTTAAGACCGTCAAGCCTGGTGACTTTGTCGTTGGTTCTTTCTGCATCTCATGCGGTGAGTGCGCAACCTGCCAGGATGGTTACCCGTCACGGTGCCTTAATGCCATTGCTGCGGGCGATGGTTTCATTGGTATGCGCTCGAACGGTACCCAGGCGGAATACGCCCGTATTCCTTTCGCAGACGGCACTTTGGTTAAGACTCCCGCATACCCTACCGCAGAGCAGATTCCGCATCTGATGGCGGCATCCGATGTGCTGGGTACTGGCTGGTATGCAGCCGACGCCGCCAAGGCTGGCCCAGGTAAGACCATTGCTGTGGTAGGCGATGGCGCTGTTGGTCTGGGCGCAGTTATTGGGGCTAAGCAGCTGGGTGCTGAAAAGATCATCATAATGTCTCGCAACCCCGAGCGTCAGGCGTTAGCTAAGCAGTTCGGAGCAACCCATGTAGTGGAAGAACGCGGTGAAGAAGGCATCGCCAAGGTTCTAGAGCTTACTGACGGGGTGGGAGCGCACGGTGTTGTGGAGGCTGTGGGTACTCAGCAGGCCTTTGACCAAGCCCTCGGATGCGTACGCCACGGCGGCTACATCGGTTTCGTAGGCGTGCCCCACGACAGCTCGATCGGTACCGATGTGCTCTTCGGCAAGCAAGTTCATCTTGAAGGAGGCCCCGCGCCGGTCCGTAAATACCTGCCGACCCTGATTGACCTGATTTACAAGGGTGAGATTGAACCCGGTAAGGTCTTCGACCTAGTATTGCCCATCGACGAAGCTCCCAAGGGCTATGAGGTAATGGATCAGCGTACCGCGACCAAGGTGCTGCTGACTATGTAG
- a CDS encoding MerR family transcriptional regulator, with protein sequence MSYSVKEISEKLDISPHTVRYYSDKGLIPTVQRDEHGRRVFTEECVGWFETIHCLRACGMSINDVKAYVDLCRRGVSTASERLHIIEHYAHVARQQLLDAQRRIDFVDRKIAYYQDLMAQENKKHA encoded by the coding sequence ATGAGTTACAGCGTCAAAGAAATCTCAGAAAAGCTTGACATAAGCCCGCATACGGTACGGTATTACAGCGACAAAGGCCTTATTCCCACTGTGCAACGAGATGAACATGGACGGCGTGTTTTCACCGAAGAATGCGTGGGGTGGTTTGAAACGATTCACTGCTTACGTGCATGCGGTATGAGCATTAACGATGTCAAAGCCTATGTAGACCTCTGCCGTCGTGGCGTGTCTACAGCATCGGAGCGTTTACACATTATCGAACATTACGCACACGTTGCCCGTCAGCAGCTACTTGATGCCCAGCGAAGGATTGATTTTGTGGACCGAAAAATTGCGTACTACCAAGATTTAATGGCGCAAGAGAATAAGAAGCATGCATAA
- a CDS encoding CTP synthase: MFKTTLSAVRRATLVGVGAVSLALGASMLSAPAASAYVQAFVPVIPPATSSDAGISAPAVHDSNSVPLEHEHVVNWSDYEVTGDHEITFSVPTGTATCFDVRAEAAESNGTLHVATVEGSVLGAPDKCTMEGRTVKVRVYTNAPASSLKVQQLPASQVTLHE; encoded by the coding sequence ATGTTTAAGACTACGCTGTCAGCCGTTCGGCGTGCCACCCTGGTCGGGGTCGGCGCCGTCTCTCTCGCGTTGGGCGCTTCGATGCTGTCCGCCCCCGCAGCTTCTGCATATGTGCAGGCGTTCGTTCCGGTCATTCCTCCGGCAACTAGCTCGGATGCAGGTATCTCAGCTCCGGCAGTACATGATTCGAACTCCGTCCCCTTGGAACATGAACATGTTGTTAACTGGTCGGATTATGAGGTGACGGGTGATCACGAGATTACCTTTAGCGTACCGACCGGTACCGCAACTTGTTTTGATGTACGTGCCGAAGCTGCTGAAAGTAACGGTACTCTCCACGTGGCCACTGTTGAGGGCTCCGTGCTTGGAGCGCCCGATAAGTGCACCATGGAAGGGCGCACCGTTAAGGTAAGGGTTTACACCAATGCTCCTGCATCGTCCTTGAAGGTGCAGCAGCTTCCTGCATCGCAGGTAACCCTTCATGAATAA
- the nrdF gene encoding class 1b ribonucleoside-diphosphate reductase subunit beta, with protein sequence MSEKVHLVDHPIEAINWNRLEDDKDLEVWDRLTGNFWLPEKVPLSNDVPSWKTLTAEEKELTMRVFTGLTLLDTIQGTVGAVSLLPDAVTAHEEAVYTNIAFMESVHAKSYSSIFSTLSSTKEIDDAFRWASENEHLQKKAKIILAYYTGDDPLKKKVASTLLESFLFYSGFYLPMYWSAHAKLTNTADLIRLIIRDEAVHGYYIGYKFQRGLAKESPERQAELKEYTFNLLYELYENEVSYTHSLYDGVGWSEDVKKFLHYNANKALMNLGYEAMFPASVTNVSPAILSALSPNADENHDFFSGSGSSYVIGKAVNTEDEDWDF encoded by the coding sequence ATGAGTGAAAAAGTGCACCTCGTCGACCACCCGATTGAGGCTATTAACTGGAACCGCCTTGAAGATGATAAAGACCTTGAGGTATGGGACCGTTTGACCGGTAACTTTTGGTTGCCTGAAAAGGTTCCGCTGAGCAATGATGTTCCCTCATGGAAGACCTTGACGGCGGAAGAAAAAGAGTTGACCATGCGTGTTTTTACGGGGCTGACTCTGCTGGATACTATTCAGGGCACCGTTGGTGCTGTGTCTCTTTTGCCGGATGCAGTCACTGCGCACGAAGAAGCTGTATACACCAATATTGCCTTCATGGAGTCGGTGCACGCTAAGTCGTATTCTTCGATTTTCTCGACTCTGAGTTCGACTAAAGAGATTGATGATGCCTTCCGTTGGGCCTCCGAAAATGAGCACCTGCAGAAGAAGGCGAAGATTATTCTCGCATACTACACGGGGGATGATCCGCTCAAGAAGAAGGTTGCCTCTACGCTGCTGGAGTCCTTCCTGTTCTACTCAGGGTTTTACCTGCCCATGTACTGGTCGGCGCACGCTAAACTGACGAATACCGCCGATCTGATTCGTCTGATTATTCGTGACGAGGCTGTTCACGGCTACTACATTGGCTATAAATTCCAACGTGGTTTAGCAAAAGAGAGCCCGGAACGGCAGGCAGAACTTAAGGAGTACACCTTCAACCTGCTGTACGAATTGTATGAGAATGAGGTATCCTACACGCATTCACTCTATGACGGTGTGGGCTGGAGCGAAGACGTCAAGAAGTTCCTGCACTACAACGCGAATAAGGCTCTCATGAACCTGGGGTATGAAGCGATGTTCCCGGCGAGCGTGACCAATGTTTCGCCTGCTATTTTATCGGCTCTTTCGCCCAACGCCGACGAGAACCACGACTTCTTCTCGGGATCTGGCTCATCTTATGTGATCGGTAAAGCCGTGAACACTGAGGATGAGGACTGGGATTTTTAG
- the nrdE gene encoding class 1b ribonucleoside-diphosphate reductase subunit alpha encodes MDAKLPSALETLGAGHSSKAVPDKFKGMSYHELNALLNLYDENGMIQFDADRQAARQYFLQHVNNNTVFFHDLEEKIEYLIENQYYEPELFDRYSFDFVKSLFKRAYAAKFRFPTFLGAFKFYTSYALKTFDGQRYLERFEDRVCMVALLLAEGNGKLAEEIVDEIISGRFQPATPTFLNAGKRQRGELVSCFLLRIEDNMESIGRSINSALQLSKRGGGVAFALTNLRESGAPIKKIENQSSGVIPVMKLLEDAFSYANQLGARQGAGAVYLHAHHPDIYAFLDTKRENADEKVRIKTLSLGVVIPDITFELAKRNEDMYLFSPYDVERIYGVAFSDINVSEKYYEMVDDSRIRKTKINAREFFQTIAEVQFESGYPYVMFEDTVNRSNPIEGKIIMSNLCSEILQVSKPSIYHDDLSYAEIGKDISCNLGSLNIAMTMDGDDLGKTVETAIRSLTAVSDQSDIRSVPSIERGNDMSHAVGLGQMNLHGYLAREHVYYGSEEGLDFTNIYFYTVTYHAIRASMEIAKERGVTFEGFESSKYANGEFFAKYIEKEWEPQTERVRELFAKHHIPTREDWIQLAADVAQYGMYNQNLQAVPPTGSISYINGSTSSIHPIASKIEIRKEGKLGRVYYPAPFMTNDNLEYFQDSYEIGYEKIIDTYAVATQHVDQGLSLTLFFRDTATTRDINRAQIYAWRKGIKTIYYIRLRQMALEGTEVEGCVSCML; translated from the coding sequence TTGGACGCAAAACTGCCTTCAGCGCTAGAGACTCTCGGTGCCGGACACAGCTCCAAAGCGGTACCTGACAAATTCAAAGGTATGAGTTACCACGAGCTGAACGCTTTGCTGAATCTCTACGATGAAAACGGCATGATCCAATTTGACGCCGACCGTCAAGCCGCACGTCAGTATTTTCTTCAGCATGTTAATAACAACACGGTTTTCTTCCACGATCTCGAAGAAAAAATCGAGTACCTGATTGAGAATCAGTACTACGAGCCGGAACTCTTCGACCGGTACAGTTTTGACTTTGTGAAGTCTCTTTTCAAACGTGCCTATGCGGCCAAGTTCCGTTTTCCCACCTTCCTAGGCGCCTTCAAGTTCTACACTTCCTACGCGCTCAAGACCTTCGACGGTCAGCGTTACCTGGAGCGTTTCGAGGATCGTGTATGCATGGTGGCTCTGCTTCTTGCTGAAGGCAATGGAAAACTTGCAGAAGAGATCGTAGATGAGATCATTTCCGGTCGTTTTCAGCCCGCAACCCCGACCTTCCTGAACGCTGGTAAGAGGCAGCGCGGTGAGCTCGTTTCCTGCTTCCTGCTGCGTATTGAGGACAATATGGAGTCGATTGGCCGTTCCATCAACTCTGCCCTGCAGCTTTCAAAACGTGGAGGCGGTGTCGCGTTCGCCCTCACGAACCTACGTGAGTCTGGGGCTCCCATCAAGAAGATTGAGAACCAATCATCCGGTGTTATCCCTGTGATGAAGCTCCTTGAGGATGCATTCTCATATGCAAATCAGTTGGGGGCTCGTCAGGGTGCAGGCGCGGTTTACCTGCACGCGCATCACCCCGATATTTATGCTTTCTTAGATACTAAGCGTGAAAACGCAGACGAGAAGGTGCGCATTAAGACCCTGTCTTTGGGCGTTGTGATTCCTGATATTACCTTCGAGCTGGCAAAGCGTAACGAAGATATGTATCTGTTCTCGCCCTACGATGTAGAACGTATCTACGGAGTAGCTTTCTCAGATATCAACGTTTCTGAGAAGTACTACGAAATGGTGGATGACTCGCGGATTCGCAAGACCAAGATCAACGCGCGCGAGTTCTTCCAGACCATTGCTGAGGTGCAGTTCGAGTCCGGGTATCCCTACGTGATGTTTGAGGATACGGTTAACCGGTCTAACCCGATTGAAGGCAAGATCATCATGTCTAACCTTTGCTCGGAGATTCTGCAGGTTTCAAAGCCGTCGATTTACCACGACGATTTGAGCTACGCCGAAATTGGGAAAGATATTTCGTGCAACCTTGGGTCTCTCAACATCGCAATGACCATGGACGGTGACGACCTAGGGAAAACCGTTGAAACCGCTATTCGTTCGCTTACCGCAGTTTCCGACCAATCCGATATTCGTTCCGTGCCGTCTATCGAACGCGGTAACGATATGAGCCACGCGGTCGGTCTGGGGCAGATGAACCTGCACGGGTACCTGGCGCGTGAGCACGTTTACTACGGTTCCGAAGAAGGTCTGGACTTCACCAATATTTACTTCTACACGGTGACGTACCATGCTATTCGCGCTTCCATGGAGATCGCCAAGGAGCGCGGCGTGACCTTTGAAGGGTTTGAGAGTTCAAAGTACGCTAACGGTGAGTTCTTCGCCAAGTACATTGAGAAGGAATGGGAACCGCAGACCGAACGGGTACGTGAGCTGTTTGCTAAGCATCATATTCCGACCCGCGAAGACTGGATTCAGCTTGCCGCCGATGTAGCCCAATACGGCATGTACAACCAGAACTTGCAGGCCGTTCCGCCCACCGGATCTATCTCGTACATCAACGGTTCGACTTCTTCGATCCACCCGATTGCTTCTAAGATTGAGATTCGTAAGGAAGGCAAGCTGGGGCGAGTCTACTACCCGGCACCGTTCATGACGAACGATAACCTGGAATACTTCCAAGACTCCTACGAAATTGGGTACGAGAAAATCATAGATACCTATGCCGTGGCAACTCAGCACGTGGATCAAGGTCTGTCTTTGACTCTCTTCTTCCGGGATACTGCGACCACTCGCGATATTAACCGTGCCCAGATTTACGCATGGCGTAAGGGTATCAAGACTATTTACTACATTCGTCTGCGTCAGATGGCTCTTGAAGGCACCGAAGTTGAGGGCTGCGTATCCTGCATGCTGTAA
- the nrdI gene encoding class Ib ribonucleoside-diphosphate reductase assembly flavoprotein NrdI, translating to MSTPLAQNPTHENAEIQKIILQARDAAEGRATQSSLGKDLPLVVYFSSISGNTHKFVEKLQARNVRLPLRTKDETPVMHEPYVLCVPTYGKPEGAGNVPPQVVKFLNDEENRRQLRGVIGSGNTNFGSLFGIAADIVAKKCDVPLLFKFELMGTPSDVEKVNKGLEEFWTQNCLQR from the coding sequence ATGAGCACCCCCCTCGCACAAAATCCTACGCATGAGAACGCTGAGATTCAGAAGATTATTCTTCAGGCACGTGATGCTGCTGAGGGCCGAGCGACTCAAAGCTCGTTGGGTAAGGATTTGCCGCTCGTTGTCTACTTCTCCTCAATTTCAGGCAACACACACAAGTTCGTTGAGAAACTACAGGCACGAAACGTGCGCCTTCCTCTGCGAACTAAGGATGAGACTCCCGTTATGCACGAACCCTATGTGCTGTGCGTACCCACATACGGGAAACCAGAAGGGGCAGGCAATGTTCCCCCGCAGGTCGTCAAATTCCTGAATGACGAAGAGAACCGTCGCCAGCTTCGCGGTGTTATCGGATCGGGAAATACAAACTTCGGATCTCTCTTCGGAATCGCAGCAGATATTGTGGCGAAGAAATGCGATGTTCCCTTGCTCTTCAAGTTCGAGCTTATGGGAACCCCCTCAGATGTCGAAAAAGTAAACAAAGGATTGGAAGAATTTTGGACGCAAAACTGCCTTCAGCGCTAG
- the nrdH gene encoding glutaredoxin-like protein NrdH produces the protein MVVTVYTKPQCVQCNMTYRALDAKGINYDKVDITEDSRALEMVKSLGYMQAPVVIAGEEHWSGFQPDKINALALA, from the coding sequence ATGGTAGTGACCGTGTACACCAAACCGCAGTGCGTTCAGTGCAACATGACCTACCGGGCGCTAGACGCCAAGGGCATCAACTACGACAAAGTAGACATTACGGAAGATTCCCGGGCGCTAGAGATGGTTAAGTCCCTCGGATACATGCAGGCACCGGTCGTCATCGCCGGTGAAGAGCATTGGTCAGGATTCCAGCCTGACAAGATTAACGCGCTTGCATTAGCATAG
- a CDS encoding App1 family protein yields the protein MENLGPQELRSVVTEVAGEAVNLGYRMGDAVHRWREQRAVAHGREPIVVPSEGYGRVATDTESGWVRILGRALYKTAAFEKLLHVVEGTEDTDNPTRGWRAFTTVAMSDVYVTILIAGHTFEVQTDRGGVLDVRLDLDLPAGMHKVIMYVPGSRAVETNVYIVPESQKIGVIVDVDDTVMVTMLPRPLVAAWNSFVLDEHARIPTPGMAVLMDRIHRAHPQAPFMYLSTGAWNITPTLRRFLTRNGYPRGTFLLTDWGPTPDRWFRSGSQHKVNSLKRLAQEFPQMQWILIGDDGQRDPDIYNGFAVRYPQNVAAIMIRNLTVGESVLASGRVWSDQRAQKMTNSPLWMEANDGHTLSRLLRERGLL from the coding sequence ATGGAGAATCTAGGCCCACAAGAATTGCGCAGCGTGGTCACCGAAGTTGCCGGTGAAGCCGTTAACCTAGGGTATCGTATGGGCGATGCCGTGCATCGTTGGCGTGAACAGCGAGCTGTGGCTCACGGGCGTGAGCCTATTGTGGTGCCATCTGAAGGATATGGACGGGTAGCCACAGATACTGAATCCGGGTGGGTGCGTATTCTTGGGCGTGCCCTCTATAAAACGGCTGCCTTTGAAAAACTCCTACACGTGGTGGAAGGCACCGAAGATACCGATAACCCGACGCGCGGGTGGCGGGCTTTTACCACCGTTGCCATGTCGGATGTGTACGTGACTATTCTTATTGCGGGCCATACGTTTGAGGTACAAACCGACCGTGGTGGAGTGCTGGATGTGCGCCTTGACCTAGACTTACCGGCCGGAATGCATAAGGTCATCATGTATGTACCGGGTTCCCGCGCCGTTGAAACTAATGTTTATATCGTCCCGGAATCCCAGAAAATCGGGGTTATCGTAGACGTCGATGATACCGTTATGGTGACTATGTTGCCGCGTCCTCTTGTCGCTGCGTGGAACTCCTTTGTACTGGATGAGCACGCGCGCATTCCGACCCCGGGCATGGCGGTGCTCATGGACCGCATTCATCGAGCACATCCTCAGGCACCTTTTATGTATCTTTCCACTGGCGCTTGGAATATCACACCGACACTGCGTCGCTTTCTGACCCGCAATGGCTACCCGCGTGGAACCTTCCTATTAACAGACTGGGGGCCAACTCCTGACCGCTGGTTTAGGTCGGGGTCCCAACACAAAGTGAACTCTCTAAAACGACTTGCCCAAGAATTTCCCCAGATGCAGTGGATTCTTATCGGCGACGACGGACAGCGTGACCCGGATATATACAACGGATTTGCGGTGCGCTACCCGCAGAACGTCGCCGCTATTATGATTCGTAACCTCACGGTGGGGGAGAGCGTTCTCGCCTCTGGGCGGGTCTGGAGCGATCAGAGAGCGCAAAAAATGACAAATTCTCCATTGTGGATGGAGGCGAATGATGGGCATACGTTGAGCCGACTGCTTCGTGAGCGAGGACTTCTCTAA
- a CDS encoding polysaccharide deacetylase family protein yields MPHSPSRRLLLAGSLGALAPIIFASTPKTINATTSDFSSTAHETQDNVPESLTFSPAAPPKPNAGFNVATIAKQPWSAPMTRLPGEGRYIAWTVDDGVSPETIRAYAEFAARTGVRLTFFVNMTYVGFTQNVDVLKPLVQTGQLQIANHTFSHPDLKTLKDDQIKHELEKNEAEIQRVFGVSAKPYFRPPYGSYDARVLKVAASVGYTRPVLWEGTLGDEAKTSARVIYMRSLKYVLPQRILLGHLNFTTIIPLLDRLAGLVAERKLITVTLNDYFEGLTEEERKASEPKPEDKKDEKKEEPASPAPAAGSGLGTTGN; encoded by the coding sequence ATGCCGCACTCTCCTTCACGCCGTCTGCTTCTCGCTGGTTCTCTCGGTGCATTAGCACCGATTATTTTTGCCTCCACGCCCAAGACTATTAATGCGACTACTAGCGATTTTTCCTCTACCGCTCATGAAACACAGGATAATGTTCCTGAGTCGCTCACGTTCTCTCCCGCAGCGCCGCCAAAGCCGAATGCAGGTTTCAACGTAGCAACTATTGCGAAACAGCCATGGTCTGCCCCTATGACCCGCCTGCCGGGTGAAGGACGTTATATCGCGTGGACCGTTGACGATGGAGTCAGCCCAGAAACAATTCGAGCCTACGCAGAATTTGCTGCGCGTACCGGTGTGCGCCTAACCTTCTTTGTCAATATGACCTATGTGGGGTTCACTCAAAATGTTGATGTGCTTAAGCCGCTAGTGCAAACCGGACAGCTTCAAATTGCAAACCACACCTTTAGTCACCCCGATTTAAAAACTCTCAAAGATGATCAGATTAAGCACGAACTAGAGAAGAACGAGGCTGAGATTCAAAGAGTTTTTGGGGTCTCGGCAAAGCCCTATTTTCGTCCCCCCTACGGCAGCTATGATGCGCGAGTGCTCAAAGTAGCCGCTAGCGTAGGATACACGCGCCCGGTGCTGTGGGAAGGAACTCTCGGAGATGAGGCCAAAACCTCAGCGCGTGTTATCTATATGCGATCGCTCAAATACGTTCTGCCGCAACGAATCCTGTTAGGGCATCTGAATTTCACGACCATTATTCCGCTTCTTGATCGTCTTGCTGGGCTAGTCGCCGAGCGTAAGCTCATCACGGTCACACTCAACGACTATTTTGAGGGGCTAACCGAGGAAGAACGTAAGGCCTCCGAACCAAAACCCGAAGATAAGAAGGACGAAAAGAAAGAAGAACCAGCTTCCCCAGCTCCGGCCGCGGGATCTGGTCTTGGCACCACCGGAAATTAG